AGCCTGCGTCTACGCGCCGCCGAGGTCGATCTCACCGATTCGGTGCTCGCCGGGCCGATCGCCGTCCACGGACTGCAGGACAAGATCTACGCGACCAACGAGTCGGACTTCCCTGAACGAAAGGGCGGCCCACTTCCTTCGGTCCGTGTGCTCTCCCTGCAGAGGGTGGATGCGGCATCGGTGACCTTGACCGACGTAGACCTGAGAAACTGCCAGTTCGCCGGCCTCCACCGCACTGATCAAATCGTCATGGACGGCCAATGTTTGTTCACCGACGGCCCCAGAGGCCGTCGGCGGGTCCTGATCGAGGAACACCACTGGCGCGCCCGACATCCCAGACGCAGACGCCGGAATCAGAACGTTGTGGGGGGATGGACAGAGGCACCCCGAAACGTCAAGCAGATCGGTCCCGCCCGGCTGGAGGCACAGTACCGGCAGCTCCGTAAGGCCCTGGAGGACAGCAAGAACGAACCCGGCGCCGCCGACTTCTACTACGGCGAGATGGAAATGCGCCGCGCCGCCGCCCACGGCACTGAACGTATGCTCCTGTGGCTGTACTGGCTGGTCTCCGGTTACGGCCTGCGCGCGTTTCGTGCCCTTGCGACGCTGGTCGTGGTGGTCGCAGCGCTCGCCCTGGCCATGCAGCATGCCGGGTTCCCCGGCCCTCACCCTTCCTACTTGGACGCCCTGCTGTACGCCTTCCGGTCGGCGTTCGCCATCGATATCAAGACCTCCACGGTGCCCGAAGCGGTCACCCGCTGGGGACAGGTCATCCGCATCGCTCTGCGCATCGCCGGCCCTCTGTTCATCGGCTTGGCCGCGCTCGCCATCCGCAACAGGGTCAAACGCTGACCGGCGATACCGAGGAGGCACTGCCATCGGTGGCGGGAGGGAGCCTGTTGGCGGACCCTATAGACCTGTCGACCTCGCGGGTCCTCACCCAACAAGACGGACGGATTCTTTCCACATCACGATCCGGCTCATCCTCCCTGCAGAGCAGGTCCTACGCAACCGCCTTGTCGACGTGGCCGGATCCCGCGCGCCCCACCGTGGGGCCTTCCCACGCCGCGACCTGAATCATCCCGCCCTCTCGCTGACCACGGAGTGTCCGCCCGCCGAGGTGCTTGGGCCCGATCGTCGTAAAGAGCTTTCAGGTCGACCCGCGTTCGGTTACACAGAACGTGGTCTCTCAAAAGAACAGAAGGGTCGATCGCGCCAAGGTGGCAGCCCCTCCCGCCGACTCACAGGTAGAGGCTGCCATCTGGTCAGACCCCATCGGAGCCGTAATCCCTTGACGCCGAG
The DNA window shown above is from Thermomonospora umbrina and carries:
- a CDS encoding pentapeptide repeat-containing protein, with amino-acid sequence MNASPQADACQAHTLGNPESVCGAAAVTDRQCLAHLTPQARAEYLAALSPGADVHAPGVTFTRELLVELLTALKDDHGRTQIGAANFDGAIFVEDADFSHANFAGEVWFTQVTFTASANFGGATFAEDTHFSNTTFQRTTDYAGAAFAGEANFDNTTFHGVSFWKATFDGVASFSHAAFAEKDAIFTGTIFAEKAWFGGSRFARNGNFIQARFARRITFLQAFFEMHANFHQAHFEGPATFTQTTVYQTAIFKESTIDHELQVEALAKGIDAKSLRGEGRLSLRLRAAEVDLTDSVLAGPIAVHGLQDKIYATNESDFPERKGGPLPSVRVLSLQRVDAASVTLTDVDLRNCQFAGLHRTDQIVMDGQCLFTDGPRGRRRVLIEEHHWRARHPRRRRRNQNVVGGWTEAPRNVKQIGPARLEAQYRQLRKALEDSKNEPGAADFYYGEMEMRRAAAHGTERMLLWLYWLVSGYGLRAFRALATLVVVVAALALAMQHAGFPGPHPSYLDALLYAFRSAFAIDIKTSTVPEAVTRWGQVIRIALRIAGPLFIGLAALAIRNRVKR